One genomic segment of Arachis duranensis cultivar V14167 chromosome 4, aradu.V14167.gnm2.J7QH, whole genome shotgun sequence includes these proteins:
- the LOC107483949 gene encoding L-ascorbate oxidase homolog: protein MARAAISVVMLCLFAATVIAEDPYVYYTWNVSYGTISPFGAPKQAILINDQFPGPEINCSSNNNIVVNVFNNLDEPLLFTWHGIQHRKNSWQEGTPGTMCPILPGTNFTYKFQVKDQIGTYFYYPSLGLHRTAGGIGGLRIFSRLLIPVPYPDPEAEHWFLIGDYYAKSHTALKQILDNGGSLGMPNGVLINGENVKHLHGDNKPQFTMKPGKTYKLRICNVGSKDSLNFRIQGHPMTLVETEGSHTVQNAYESLDVHVGQCFTVLITANQEPREYAVIASTRFTPYILEGKAIISYEGAKKHASLFLPLAPITWFWSLNQFRTFRWNLTASAARPNPQGSYHYGQINITRTIKIVNSVARDDSGKLRYAINGVSHVDPETPLKLAQYYGVADKVFQYNLISDSPDEYINKITVAPNVLNATFRDFVEIVFENPTVSVQSYNLDGYSFFLVGMEEGRWSPDKRESYNLLDAVSRHTVQVFPNSWSAILLTFDNAGMWNLRSENAENRYLGQQMYVSVLSPEKSLRDEYNLPLTQQVCGIVKDMPVPAPVYH from the exons ATGGCTCGTGCGGCTATTTCAGTGGTGATGCTTTGCCTCTTTGCAGCAACTGTGATTGCTGAAGATCCATATGTCTACTACACATGGAATGTCTCTTATGGCACCATTTCTCCATTCGGTGCTCCAAAACAAGCTATCCTCATCAACGACCAATTCCCTGGCCCTGAAATCAACTGctccagcaacaacaacatcGTTGTCAATGTCTTCAACAACCTCGACGAGCCACTCCTCTTCACCTGGCACGGAATCCAACACAGGAAGAACTCATGGCAAGAAGGTACCCCAGGTACCATGTGCCCCATCCTTCCTGGCACCAACTTCACCTACAAGTTCCAGGTCAAGGACCAAATTGGTACCTACTTCTACTACCCAAGCCTTGGCCTCCACAGAACCGCTGGTGGTATTGGTGGTCTCAGAATCTTCAGCAGGTTGTTGATCCCAGTTCCGTACCCAGATCCCGAGGCTGAGCACTGGTTCCTCATTGGTGACTACTACGCCAAGAGCCACACGGCCTTGAAGCAGATCCTTGACAATGGCGGCTCCCTCGGAATGCCTAATGGTGTCCTTATCAACGGTGAAAATGTCAAACATTTGCATGGAGACAACAAACCACAATTCACAATGAAGCCTGGAAAGACCTACAAATTGAGAATCTGCAACGTTGGTAGCAAAGACTCATTGAACTTCAGAATCCAAGGTCATCCCATGACACTTGTTGAGACTGAAGGCTCACACACCGTCCAGAACGCCTACGAGTCTCTCGACGTCCACGTCGGACAGTGCTTCACCGTTCTCATCACCGCCAACCAGGAGCCAAGGGAATACGCCGTTATTGCCTCAACTCGCTTCACTCCTTACATCCTTGAGGGAAAAGCCATCATTAGCTACGAAGGAGCCAAGAAACACGCTTCATTGTTCCTTCCACTTGCTCCCATCACCTGGTTCTGGTCTCTCAACCAGTTCAGGACATTCAGGTGGAACCTTACCGCTAGCGCTGCCAGGCCTAACCCTCAGGGATCTTACCACTACGGTCAGATCAACATCACTCGCACTATCAAGATCGTTAACTCTGTTGCCAGGGATGATAGTGGCAAGCTCAGGTATGCCATCAATGGCGTTTCCCATGTTGATCCCGAGACTCCACTCAAGCTCGCTCAGTACTACGGTGTTGCTGACAAGGTCTTCCAGTACAACCTCATCAGCGACAGCCCCGATGAATACATCAACAAGATCACCGTCGCCCCTAATGTCCTCAACGCCACCTTCAGGGATTTCGTTGAGATCGTCTTTGAGAACCCCACCGTGTCCGTCCAGTCCTACAACCTTGACGGTTACTCATTCTTCCTTGTCGG CATGGAGGAAGGAAGGTGGAGCCCAGACAAGAGGGAGAGCTACAATCTTCTTGATGCTGTGAGCAGGCACACCGTGCAAGTGTTCCCTAACTCATGGTCCGCCATTTTGTTGACATTCGACAACGCCGGAATGTGGAACTTGAGGTCTGAGAATGCCGAAAACCGCTACTTGGGACAACAGATGTACGTTAGCGTTTTGTCACCAGAAAAGTCCTTGAGGGATGAGTACAACCTTCCCCTCACCCAGCAAGTCTGCGGTATCGTAAAGGATATGCCAGTTCCAGCTCCAGTTTACCACTAA
- the LOC107483943 gene encoding putative protein FAR1-RELATED SEQUENCE 10: MNLLRKRIFSKYDQSEDTLEVAYVVDSVQDITTLNFSENCAEKLCSKSKGFSTRKTKTFKNSISEIYKQKFVCHRQGFSYEKYYMMKKRKKEPRLETRIGCEAQMDVKFVPETGRCHIFYFSDKHNYDLLDTQFSAMLPAHRKMLEADIMQMMNMLKYGISTSQIFGLLASQVGGYEFVGYGLRDMYNEIARQRRQIPGDAA; this comes from the exons ATGAATTTACTGAGGAAGCGTATTTTTTCTAAATATGATCAGTCAGAAGATACCCTTGAAGTTGCTTATGTGGTTGACTCTGTGCAAGATATTACAACTTTGAATTTCAGTGAAAATTGTGCAGAAAAATTG TGCTCAAAGTCGAAGGGCTTTAGTACAAGGAAGACTAAGACTTTCAAGAATAGTATTAGTGAGATTTACAAACAAAAGTTTGTATGTCATAGGCAAGGATTCAGTTATGAGAAATATTACATgatgaaaaaaaggaagaaagagcctAGATTAGAAACAAGAATTGGGTGTGAAGcccaaatggatgttaaatttGTACCAGAAACTGGAAGGTGCCATATCTTTTATTTCTCTGACAAACACAACTATGATCTATTGGATACACAATTCAGTGCTATGTTGCCTGCCCATAGAAAAATGTTAGAGGCAGATATTATGCAAATGATGAACATGCTAAAGTATGGGATTAGCACTTCACAGATATTTGGTCTTCTAGCAAGTCAAGTAGGCGGGTATGAATTTGTTGGCTATGGTCTCAGAGATATGTATAATGAGATTGCTCGACAAAGGCGTCAAATTCCTGGTGATGCAGCATGA
- the LOC107483944 gene encoding uncharacterized protein LOC107483944, with protein MRLLMSSLDQDEGEMKIFANWILDVGNGNIISVVGDESEVKIPDDLLITTTDDPLSHLVDFAYPNLLQNMSDYRYFQSRAILAPTLKSVEKVNDFVLTIFPGMEKEYLSSDTTCQADENEDVKQEWFTRVSK; from the coding sequence ATGAGGCTTCTAATGTCTTCTTTGGATCAAGATGAAGGTGAAATGAAGATATTTGCTAATTGGATACTTGATGTTGGAAATGGAAATATTATCTCTGTTGTTGGTGATGAATCAGAAGTTAAAATTCCAGATGATCTATTGATTACAACTACTGATGATCCTCTCTCTCATTTGGTAGACTTTGCATATCCAAATTTGTTGCAAAACATGTCAGATTACAGATATTTTCAGAGTAGAGCAATTCTTGCACCCACACTTAAGAGTGTCGAGAAGGTAAACGATTTTGTCTTGACAATCTTTCCAGGGATGGAAAAGGAGTATTTGAGCTCTgacacaacatgtcaagctgatGAGAATGAAGATGTAAAACAAGAGTGGTTTACCAGAGTTTCTAAATGA